A stretch of the Candidatus Zixiibacteriota bacterium genome encodes the following:
- a CDS encoding UDP-2,3-diacylglucosamine diphosphatase, translating into MALYVFSDAHLGCDSPPQEAEKVAKLGELCALVRKDGDRLVILGDLFDFWFEYKHAIPKEHTDVLLMLRDLVKRGIRIDYVSGNHDFWMDDYFERQIGLFLHRDKLDLKHAGLRFHMTHGDGLARADRGYRVLKRVLRNPVNVWLYRKLPPDWAIPLAKWVSGSSRDHTSKRDHTFAPDYEQYAESKLREGYDVVMIGHLHIPTHKKLGAGIYVNTGDFIRHFSYVRVDDAGVELKYMRAL; encoded by the coding sequence CGGCTGCGACTCTCCCCCGCAGGAGGCGGAGAAGGTCGCTAAGCTCGGCGAACTCTGCGCCCTGGTCCGCAAGGACGGCGACCGTCTGGTGATCCTCGGCGACCTGTTCGATTTCTGGTTCGAGTACAAGCACGCTATCCCGAAAGAGCACACCGATGTCCTGCTGATGTTGCGGGATCTGGTCAAGCGAGGCATCCGTATTGACTATGTCAGCGGCAATCATGATTTCTGGATGGACGACTACTTTGAGAGACAGATCGGGTTGTTTCTGCACCGAGACAAACTCGATCTGAAACACGCCGGCCTCCGTTTTCACATGACCCATGGCGACGGCCTCGCCCGTGCTGACCGGGGATACCGCGTTTTGAAGCGTGTGCTGCGTAATCCGGTTAATGTCTGGTTATACCGAAAACTCCCACCCGACTGGGCGATCCCTCTGGCCAAGTGGGTATCGGGTTCATCGCGAGATCACACCTCGAAGCGCGATCACACTTTCGCTCCGGACTATGAACAGTATGCCGAGAGCAAACTTCGCGAAGGGTACGATGTCGTAATGATCGGCCATTTGCACATTCCCACGCATAAAAAGCTCGGCGCCGGAATCTATGTGAATACCGGCGATTTCATTCGGCACTTTTCGTACGTGCGGGTGGATGATGCAGGTGTGGAGCTCAAGTACATGAGGGCTTTGTAG